One Desulfobulbus oligotrophicus DNA segment encodes these proteins:
- a CDS encoding fumarate hydratase: protein MAAFVYQDPFPLGKDDTTYRLLEGSGKYVSTDMFNGQEVLKVDPEGLKVLANQAMREVSFRLRPAHNEQIAKIFADPESSRNDKEVAYAMLRNAEVSADYVLPFCQDTGTACVVAKKGQNVWTGGDDAEMISAGVFTTYTEENLRYSQNAPLNMYDEVNTKTNLPAQIDIYATQGNEYKFLFIAKGGGSANKTFLYQETKALLNPDSLKKFLVDKMKTLGTAACPPYHIAFVIGGTSAETCLKTVKLASAKYLDSLPTSGNELGRAFRDVELEQELLVEAQKLGLGAQFGGKYFAHDIRVIRLSRHGASCPVGMGVSCSADRNIKAKINKEGLWLEQMDDNPGRLIPAEYRDRTGGHQVKIDLNQPIKNVLAELTKYPVATALSLTGTIIVGRDIAHAKWKELLDAGKPLPDYLKNHPVYYAGPAKTPAGKPSGSFGPTTAGRMDSYVDLFQSHGGSLIMIAKGNRSQQVTDACKKHGGFYLGSIGGPAALLAEENITKVECIDYPELGMEAVWKIEVVDFPAFILVDDKGNDFFKNL from the coding sequence ATGGCAGCTTTTGTGTATCAGGATCCCTTTCCTCTCGGTAAAGATGACACCACATATCGCCTGCTGGAAGGTTCCGGCAAATATGTGTCTACAGACATGTTCAACGGCCAGGAGGTTTTGAAAGTTGACCCTGAAGGGTTGAAGGTGCTGGCAAATCAGGCCATGCGTGAGGTGTCGTTTCGCCTGCGTCCGGCTCACAACGAGCAGATCGCCAAAATTTTTGCCGATCCCGAATCCTCACGCAACGATAAGGAAGTGGCCTATGCCATGTTGCGTAATGCTGAAGTTTCCGCTGACTATGTGCTGCCCTTCTGTCAGGATACAGGTACGGCCTGCGTCGTGGCCAAGAAGGGACAGAATGTCTGGACCGGCGGTGATGATGCGGAGATGATTTCTGCCGGTGTGTTCACCACGTACACGGAAGAAAATCTGCGGTATTCCCAAAACGCACCACTGAATATGTACGATGAGGTCAACACCAAAACAAACCTGCCGGCGCAGATCGACATCTACGCCACCCAGGGGAATGAGTACAAATTCCTTTTTATCGCCAAGGGTGGTGGATCAGCTAACAAGACGTTTTTGTACCAGGAAACCAAGGCTCTGCTGAATCCCGACTCCCTGAAGAAATTTTTAGTGGACAAGATGAAGACCCTCGGCACCGCTGCCTGTCCACCCTACCATATCGCCTTTGTTATTGGCGGCACCTCGGCGGAAACCTGTCTTAAAACAGTAAAGTTGGCCTCAGCCAAGTATCTGGACAGCCTGCCCACCAGTGGAAACGAGCTGGGTCGCGCTTTTCGTGATGTGGAACTGGAGCAGGAGCTTTTGGTGGAAGCACAGAAGCTCGGGCTGGGCGCCCAGTTCGGCGGCAAGTACTTTGCCCACGATATCCGGGTCATCCGGCTCAGTCGCCATGGCGCCTCCTGTCCGGTGGGTATGGGGGTTTCCTGTTCGGCCGATCGTAACATCAAGGCCAAAATCAACAAGGAAGGCCTGTGGCTGGAGCAGATGGACGATAATCCCGGTCGTTTGATTCCGGCGGAGTACCGCGATCGTACAGGCGGGCACCAGGTGAAGATTGACCTCAACCAGCCGATTAAAAACGTCCTGGCCGAGTTGACCAAGTATCCGGTGGCCACCGCACTTTCCCTCACCGGTACTATTATTGTCGGACGTGATATTGCCCATGCCAAGTGGAAGGAGTTGCTTGATGCCGGTAAACCACTACCCGATTACCTCAAAAATCATCCGGTCTATTATGCCGGTCCTGCCAAGACCCCTGCCGGTAAACCGTCCGGCTCTTTCGGCCCGACAACCGCCGGTCGTATGGATTCGTACGTTGATCTTTTTCAAAGTCATGGCGGTTCTCTGATCATGATCGCCAAGGGGAACCGTTCACAGCAGGTCACGGATGCCTGTAAGAAGCATGGAGGGTTTTATCTCGGTTCCATTGGCGGCCCGGCCGCCCTTCTGGCTGAAGAAAACATTACCAAGGTCGAGTGCATCGATTATCCCGAGTTGGGTATGGAGGCGGTTTGGAAGATTGAAGTGGTCGACTTCCCGGCCTTCATCCTGGTGGATGACAAGGGCAACGATTTTTTCAAGAACCTGTAA
- a CDS encoding TonB-dependent receptor plug domain-containing protein, whose translation MQTVNMPYSIVAAAVFVGGILLFFPHTSQGAHEVIHQDTQTTTLETMVVTADRLREFATNNPAMVEAVGRREIEQRNIRSVEEALGNMGGVEVKQTSGVGSRISIRGSGKTGGVLVLVNGRPINSNQYGGVDLSSIPIETIESITVFKPPVPVWLGTGASDGAISIVTRGITGTREAEQKQIAKIRAAAGSYGTVEGSVSGQGKLGPGTAMASATGKHRDGKRTNNDLDSGNLLLHWDGSFANDRMLELDGRYLSSEYGSPGPLDNPTPNARQSYKKASLDARFSGAVGADGDYALNVYGETIEVEDQSQSGMISTLDDDKLGMKGEYNWNDEADRWTVRTSGLVENDRLDHTFSGRHSRITAGLGLQVDRKWQDWIVTGGARGDQVSNFGLNPGLSTGIRYAFAEGWSLKANIGSSVNIPTFGQLYQPSHGSIDQVRGNPELNKEKILSADTGVEYTWDKAQSVQLSMFRTETVDPILYQRGSDLIYRPINGDKAWRHGLEATWKYSFAAWLSLDANLIVQDSEIRETGNQLTYTPHLKGKLTLQSTLPRTETRLETSVRYTGRQYSEMENRKEQQLDSYVSVDCKIIQPFTLSDRKVEWFLNINNLFDTGYEIHYGYPDEGFFVLSGLNVSF comes from the coding sequence ATGCAAACAGTAAACATGCCGTACTCCATTGTTGCTGCCGCTGTTTTTGTCGGCGGCATCCTGTTATTTTTCCCCCATACCTCCCAGGGTGCCCACGAAGTCATACACCAGGATACACAAACAACCACGCTGGAGACCATGGTCGTCACTGCTGACCGGTTGCGCGAGTTTGCAACAAACAACCCTGCCATGGTCGAGGCGGTCGGCCGCCGGGAGATCGAGCAGCGCAATATCCGCAGTGTGGAGGAGGCCCTGGGCAACATGGGCGGTGTGGAGGTCAAACAGACCAGCGGCGTTGGTTCACGAATCTCCATCCGGGGCTCAGGAAAAACCGGTGGAGTGCTGGTGCTGGTGAACGGCCGTCCGATCAACAGCAACCAGTACGGCGGCGTTGACCTCTCCTCCATCCCCATCGAAACGATCGAATCGATCACCGTGTTCAAGCCGCCGGTTCCGGTGTGGCTGGGAACCGGAGCAAGCGACGGTGCCATCAGCATTGTCACCAGGGGCATCACCGGAACAAGAGAGGCAGAACAAAAACAGATTGCCAAGATCCGTGCCGCCGCCGGTTCCTATGGCACGGTTGAGGGCAGTGTCAGCGGCCAGGGTAAACTGGGACCAGGAACGGCCATGGCCTCGGCCACCGGCAAACATCGTGACGGCAAACGGACCAACAACGACCTCGACAGCGGCAACCTTCTCCTGCACTGGGACGGATCTTTTGCAAACGATCGCATGCTGGAGCTGGATGGACGCTATCTCTCCTCAGAGTACGGCTCACCGGGACCGCTCGACAATCCTACGCCAAACGCTCGCCAGTCCTATAAAAAAGCTTCACTTGACGCCCGCTTCAGTGGTGCGGTCGGAGCTGACGGTGACTATGCGCTCAACGTGTACGGCGAAACGATTGAAGTGGAAGATCAAAGCCAATCCGGGATGATATCCACCCTGGATGACGATAAACTTGGCATGAAAGGCGAGTACAACTGGAATGACGAGGCCGATCGCTGGACCGTGCGCACCAGCGGCCTTGTTGAGAACGATCGTCTTGACCACACCTTCTCCGGCAGGCACAGCCGGATCACGGCCGGACTTGGACTTCAGGTGGACCGCAAGTGGCAGGATTGGATTGTGACCGGCGGTGCCCGCGGCGATCAGGTCAGTAACTTTGGTCTTAACCCGGGACTCTCCACCGGTATCCGTTATGCCTTTGCCGAGGGTTGGTCGCTCAAGGCCAACATCGGCAGCAGCGTCAACATCCCGACTTTCGGCCAACTTTACCAGCCCAGCCATGGCAGCATCGACCAGGTCCGGGGCAATCCCGAGCTGAACAAGGAAAAGATCCTCTCCGCTGACACCGGTGTGGAGTACACCTGGGACAAAGCCCAATCAGTGCAACTGAGCATGTTCCGTACCGAGACCGTTGACCCCATCCTCTATCAGCGCGGCAGCGACCTGATCTATCGCCCGATCAACGGTGACAAGGCCTGGCGTCATGGCCTGGAGGCCACCTGGAAATATAGTTTTGCCGCCTGGTTGAGCCTGGATGCCAACCTGATCGTCCAGGATTCCGAAATCAGGGAGACCGGCAACCAACTAACCTACACCCCGCACCTCAAAGGCAAACTCACCCTGCAAAGCACGCTTCCACGCACTGAAACCCGGCTGGAAACCTCGGTCCGTTACACCGGCAGGCAGTACAGCGAGATGGAAAACCGAAAGGAACAACAGCTCGACAGCTACGTGAGCGTCGACTGTAAGATCATCCAACCTTTCACACTTAGTGACCGTAAAGTAGAGTGGTTTCTCAACATCAACAACCTCTTTGATACCGGCTACGAAATTCATTATGGGTATCCGGATGAGGGTTTTTTTGTCCTTTCCGGCCTGAATGTAAGTTTTTAG
- a CDS encoding XTP/dITP diphosphatase has product MDNIIVVATSNMNKLKEIQALLKEYSVTVKSLADFGPVPEAVEDGETFDENAYKKALHYAKVLGLPCLADDSGLVVEALDGRPGVYSARYAGQEATDWDNCEKLLREMAGQTNRAAHFVCVLSLATPSGPALTWEARCDGEIINERRGESGFGYDPIFYSPVLGKTFAEVSMAEKNRISHRGLALAEFAGEFSKVLVWLRQRMAEIKPPKPDHSEFEHNDWSQERMC; this is encoded by the coding sequence ATGGACAACATCATCGTGGTTGCCACCAGCAATATGAACAAGCTGAAGGAGATCCAGGCCTTACTGAAAGAATATTCGGTTACGGTCAAGTCGTTGGCTGATTTCGGCCCCGTGCCCGAGGCGGTGGAGGACGGAGAGACCTTTGATGAAAATGCGTATAAAAAGGCTCTGCATTACGCCAAGGTTCTGGGTTTACCCTGTCTGGCCGACGACTCAGGTCTCGTGGTGGAGGCGCTGGACGGCCGCCCCGGTGTCTACTCCGCCCGCTATGCCGGCCAGGAAGCCACGGATTGGGATAACTGTGAAAAACTGCTGCGTGAAATGGCCGGACAGACAAATCGAGCCGCCCACTTTGTCTGCGTGTTATCACTGGCCACTCCATCCGGCCCTGCGCTGACCTGGGAAGCCCGCTGTGATGGTGAAATCATCAACGAACGACGAGGTGAATCCGGATTTGGCTATGATCCGATTTTCTATTCACCGGTCCTGGGAAAAACCTTTGCCGAAGTATCGATGGCTGAGAAAAACCGTATCAGCCACCGTGGGCTGGCTCTGGCCGAATTTGCCGGTGAGTTTTCCAAAGTACTGGTCTGGCTTCGTCAACGTATGGCCGAAATCAAGCCGCCCAAACCTGATCACAGTGAGTTTGAGCATAATGACTGGTCACAGGAGCGTATGTGCTGA
- a CDS encoding ribonucleoside triphosphate reductase — translation MSHVCLQPSVKVFTTIRKRDQRLVPFESGKITSALLKAGQATGEFGLPEARRLTIHALAVAQTLLDTDAPCVEEIQDVVEEVLLSSMYKKTAKAYILYRDQHARIREMVTRTDLSLIDSYLQRLDWQVQENSNMCYSLQGLNNYISSEVSRTYWLNKIYPAEVRRAHLNGDLHVHDLNLLSVYCVGWDLRDLLLSGFTGAPGKAESAPARHFRSALGQIVNFFYTLQGEAAGAQAFSSFDTLLAPFIRHDQLTYREIKQALQEFVFNLNVPTRVGFQTPFTNLTMDLTPTSSLQQTPVVIGGQEQDSVYGEYQHEMDMLNQAFLEVMAEGDARGRVFTFPIPTYNITADFNWDHPGLEALWQTTARYGLPYFANFINSDLHPDDARSMCCRLRLDTRELAKRGGGLFGANPLTGSIGVVTINMAALGFQATDESDFFKRLDQMMLISKTSLETKRKILETFTDRGLYPYTRFYLRAIQQRFGRYWDNHFSTIGLVGTNEACLNLLDRDIGTAEGKAFALRILDHMRMRLQQFQSETGNQYNLEATPAEGTGHRLARLDIRRFPAMRASLFCPGEEGTPIYSNSTQLPVNYTDDIFALLDHQDDIQTKYTGGTVVHCFIGESAIDPATVKSFIKTVCSNYRLPYFTLTPTFSICPQHGYLTGEHTLCPQCQGQTEVYSRVVGYLRPVQHWHEGKQAEFAARATYDSAF, via the coding sequence ATGTCACACGTCTGTCTGCAACCCTCTGTCAAAGTATTCACCACGATCAGAAAACGCGATCAGCGTCTGGTTCCGTTCGAGTCGGGAAAGATCACCAGCGCTCTTCTCAAAGCCGGTCAGGCCACCGGAGAATTCGGGCTCCCCGAAGCCCGGCGGTTGACCATACATGCCCTGGCCGTTGCCCAAACCCTCCTTGATACCGATGCCCCCTGTGTCGAGGAAATTCAAGATGTGGTGGAAGAGGTTCTGCTCTCCTCCATGTATAAAAAAACGGCCAAGGCCTATATCCTCTATCGGGACCAGCATGCCCGCATCCGGGAGATGGTCACCCGAACGGACCTGTCCCTGATCGACAGCTATCTGCAACGGCTGGACTGGCAGGTGCAGGAAAACTCCAACATGTGTTATTCACTGCAGGGGTTGAACAACTACATCTCCAGTGAAGTCAGCCGGACCTACTGGCTCAACAAGATCTATCCCGCCGAGGTTCGCAGAGCGCACCTGAACGGTGATCTCCATGTCCACGATCTGAACCTGCTGTCCGTCTACTGTGTCGGGTGGGACCTTCGTGATCTGCTTTTAAGCGGTTTTACCGGTGCCCCGGGAAAGGCGGAAAGTGCACCGGCCAGACATTTCCGCAGTGCTCTTGGCCAAATAGTGAACTTCTTCTATACATTACAGGGAGAGGCTGCCGGAGCACAGGCCTTTTCCAGCTTCGACACCCTGCTCGCTCCCTTTATCCGCCACGATCAGCTGACCTACCGGGAGATCAAGCAGGCGCTCCAGGAATTTGTCTTCAACCTTAACGTCCCCACCCGGGTCGGTTTTCAGACCCCTTTCACCAATCTTACCATGGATCTTACCCCGACCAGCAGCCTTCAACAGACACCGGTCGTGATCGGCGGTCAGGAGCAGGATTCGGTCTATGGCGAATACCAGCACGAGATGGACATGCTCAACCAGGCTTTTCTGGAGGTCATGGCCGAGGGAGATGCCCGTGGCCGGGTTTTCACCTTCCCCATCCCAACCTACAACATCACCGCCGACTTCAACTGGGATCATCCTGGTCTGGAAGCACTCTGGCAGACCACGGCGCGTTACGGTCTGCCCTACTTTGCCAACTTCATCAATTCAGACCTCCATCCGGATGACGCCCGTTCCATGTGCTGCCGGCTCAGACTCGATACCAGGGAGCTTGCAAAACGAGGCGGCGGCCTTTTCGGGGCCAACCCACTGACCGGATCCATAGGTGTGGTCACCATTAATATGGCCGCCCTCGGCTTTCAGGCCACAGATGAATCCGATTTTTTCAAGCGCCTGGATCAGATGATGCTGATCTCGAAAACATCGCTGGAAACAAAACGCAAGATACTGGAGACTTTCACTGACAGGGGACTCTACCCCTATACCCGCTTTTATCTGCGAGCCATTCAGCAGCGATTCGGCCGATACTGGGACAACCACTTTTCGACCATCGGCCTTGTCGGCACCAACGAGGCCTGCCTCAACCTGCTGGACAGGGATATCGGCACTGCGGAGGGAAAGGCTTTTGCCCTGCGGATTCTTGACCACATGCGGATGCGCCTCCAACAGTTCCAGAGCGAAACCGGTAACCAGTACAATCTGGAGGCCACCCCGGCGGAAGGCACCGGCCACCGATTGGCCCGGCTGGATATCCGCCGTTTTCCAGCCATGCGTGCCTCACTGTTCTGCCCGGGTGAAGAAGGTACACCAATCTACTCAAATTCGACTCAGCTGCCGGTCAACTATACCGACGATATCTTCGCCCTCCTTGATCACCAGGATGATATCCAGACCAAATATACCGGCGGCACTGTTGTGCATTGCTTTATCGGTGAATCCGCCATTGATCCTGCTACCGTGAAATCCTTTATTAAAACCGTATGCAGCAACTATCGCCTGCCCTATTTTACCCTGACCCCTACCTTTTCCATCTGTCCCCAACACGGGTATCTCACCGGGGAACATACCCTTTGTCCACAGTGCCAGGGGCAAACCGAGGTGTATTCGCGGGTCGTGGGGTACCTTCGCCCGGTACAGCACTGGCATGAGGGCAAGCAGGCGGAATTCGCGGCACGGGCGACCTATGACTCTGCTTTCTGA
- a CDS encoding adenosylcobinamide amidohydrolase has translation MRLQTVCLRFLLMVLLATGFFSCHALAAGSPLTITDSLGRQLTLTSPPQRVVCLLSSVTDLLVALDRTELLVGLTRQDLLNHSALQVKSIGGFFDPDLPAITAVRPDLIIAATSHRSLLQQWLDDPQQQTTVLFFREGSLEDGFARMAAIGALVDRKQQAQVIIDRNREQIALVQSRLKELSPEQRKRVARVAAGPEKLFCPGDDSFQNEMIRAAGGTPPHWEKDGGFFSVDVTAWQTFNPQIIYGCNSNMEAVQAILSRKGFKEVEAVRNRAIHQLPCSVACQVTPHVGAAVQWLAASFHPELMADTGKAVSSNTLRGEHPLTVALPYVASAHVLSHRVNDADFKSLVIRFTTPQVILSTAEENRGPVQAVGNTFIPMHASLGHMQFGVEQVRRDVAANLGYNRKTYAGMMTGADMDNLSVQVQREDGLEAVALVTAGVRGNAQRLSRDIGYSYPSGTINILLLTNRRLTAAAMARAIITATEAKTAALLDLDIRSTALPRLYRATGTGTDSMIVVQGEGPPVSYTGGHGKIGELIARAVHAGVTEALIGQNGIRAGRDVLQRLHERNLSLEQLAQLYPSPLSEQQLVRRLELALVDPLIAGFVETALLISDEEENGLISDLQSFDLLCVSMGERLSGRKNLVPTTISIPDALPSVMARAFGVLVAGVNASTEKTVGENISDRQTYSKDTPRGFLSATSNSMILNQGADQ, from the coding sequence ATGCGCCTTCAGACTGTTTGTCTACGTTTTCTGCTGATGGTTCTGCTCGCCACCGGTTTTTTCTCCTGCCACGCCCTGGCCGCAGGCTCTCCCCTCACCATCACCGACAGTCTGGGTCGGCAACTGACCCTGACCTCTCCTCCCCAACGGGTGGTCTGTCTGCTCAGTTCAGTTACCGATCTGCTGGTCGCGCTGGATCGTACGGAGCTGCTGGTCGGGCTGACTCGCCAGGACCTGCTCAACCACAGCGCCCTGCAGGTCAAAAGTATAGGTGGCTTTTTCGATCCTGATCTGCCGGCGATCACAGCCGTCAGGCCCGATCTGATCATTGCCGCCACCTCACACCGCTCCCTGCTGCAGCAGTGGTTGGATGATCCGCAGCAGCAGACAACGGTTCTCTTCTTCCGGGAAGGCTCGCTTGAGGACGGTTTTGCCCGCATGGCCGCGATCGGTGCCCTGGTTGATCGCAAACAGCAGGCACAGGTCATCATTGATCGTAACCGCGAACAGATCGCCCTGGTGCAATCCCGGCTCAAAGAGCTGTCGCCGGAACAGCGCAAACGAGTGGCACGAGTTGCAGCCGGTCCGGAAAAACTTTTCTGTCCCGGTGATGATTCTTTTCAAAACGAGATGATCAGAGCCGCCGGCGGCACTCCACCCCATTGGGAGAAAGACGGCGGCTTTTTCTCTGTGGATGTCACGGCCTGGCAAACCTTTAACCCGCAAATCATCTACGGCTGCAACAGCAATATGGAGGCAGTGCAGGCAATCCTCAGCCGGAAAGGCTTTAAAGAAGTCGAAGCCGTGCGCAACCGGGCCATCCACCAGCTGCCCTGCTCGGTTGCCTGCCAGGTGACGCCCCATGTGGGGGCGGCTGTCCAATGGCTGGCCGCCTCCTTCCATCCTGAGCTCATGGCCGATACCGGTAAAGCGGTCAGCAGCAACACTCTTAGGGGTGAACATCCGCTGACCGTGGCCCTGCCCTATGTGGCCTCAGCGCATGTACTGAGCCACCGGGTCAATGATGCTGATTTCAAATCCCTGGTGATCCGTTTCACCACCCCCCAGGTGATCCTCTCCACTGCCGAAGAGAACAGAGGACCGGTACAGGCGGTGGGCAACACCTTTATTCCGATGCATGCCAGCCTTGGGCACATGCAGTTCGGCGTTGAACAGGTACGCCGGGATGTGGCTGCCAATCTCGGCTACAACCGGAAAACCTATGCCGGTATGATGACCGGTGCAGACATGGACAACCTCTCAGTGCAGGTGCAGCGTGAAGACGGGCTGGAGGCCGTGGCTCTGGTGACCGCCGGGGTCCGGGGTAATGCACAGCGGCTGTCCCGGGATATCGGCTACAGTTACCCTTCAGGCACAATCAATATCCTTCTGCTCACCAACCGCCGACTGACAGCAGCGGCCATGGCCCGGGCAATAATCACGGCGACCGAGGCAAAAACCGCGGCCCTGCTTGATCTCGATATCCGCAGCACTGCTCTCCCCCGTCTCTACCGGGCCACCGGCACCGGTACTGACTCGATGATCGTGGTGCAGGGGGAGGGCCCGCCGGTCAGCTACACCGGCGGCCACGGTAAGATCGGCGAACTGATTGCCAGGGCGGTCCACGCCGGGGTGACCGAAGCCCTGATCGGTCAGAATGGGATCCGCGCCGGACGCGATGTGCTGCAGCGGCTGCATGAGCGTAACCTGAGCCTGGAACAGTTGGCCCAGCTCTACCCTTCCCCTCTTTCTGAACAGCAGCTGGTTCGCAGATTAGAGCTGGCCCTGGTAGATCCCCTGATAGCGGGCTTTGTCGAGACCGCACTGCTGATCAGTGATGAAGAGGAAAACGGCCTGATCAGTGATCTACAGTCCTTTGACCTGCTCTGTGTATCCATGGGTGAACGGCTTTCCGGCAGAAAAAACCTGGTTCCAACAACAATCAGCATCCCTGACGCCCTGCCCTCTGTCATGGCCAGGGCCTTTGGGGTCCTCGTGGCCGGAGTAAACGCCTCAACCGAAAAAACCGTTGGAGAAAACATTTCGGACAGGCAAACATATTCAAAAGATACACCCAGAGGTTTCCTCTCCGCCACCAGCAATTCCATGATCCTCAACCAAGGGGCCGACCAGTGA
- a CDS encoding anaerobic ribonucleoside-triphosphate reductase activating protein codes for MTLLSDLAVGGWHPASFVDYPGRVAAVIFLQGCNFCCPYCHNPQLIPLGQTGCLAPAKILDHLARRRGKLDGVTLSGGEPTLQAALPLLCEELHNLGYPVKLDTNGSNPDMLAELLSAGLVDYLAMDLKAPLERYAELAGTKVDVNAIRCSMHLVSSSGVKHHFRTTYDQSLLSPEDLQLIQKMVPEGSGYVVQPCRQPIVTR; via the coding sequence ATGACTCTGCTTTCTGATCTTGCCGTCGGCGGATGGCATCCAGCAAGTTTTGTTGATTATCCCGGTAGAGTGGCTGCGGTTATCTTCCTGCAAGGGTGTAATTTTTGCTGTCCATACTGTCACAATCCGCAGCTGATCCCTCTGGGCCAGACCGGATGCCTGGCTCCTGCGAAGATACTTGATCACCTGGCCAGGCGCCGGGGAAAACTCGATGGAGTGACTCTCAGCGGCGGTGAGCCCACGCTTCAGGCTGCGTTACCGTTACTCTGCGAAGAACTGCACAACCTGGGCTATCCGGTCAAACTGGATACCAACGGCTCCAATCCCGATATGCTGGCAGAACTGCTGAGCGCGGGACTGGTCGATTACCTGGCCATGGACCTGAAAGCGCCACTGGAACGATATGCAGAGCTGGCCGGAACCAAGGTTGATGTCAACGCCATCCGTTGCTCCATGCACCTTGTCAGCTCAAGCGGCGTCAAACACCATTTCCGAACCACATACGACCAGTCCCTGCTCTCTCCGGAAGACCTGCAGCTGATTCAGAAAATGGTGCCGGAGGGGTCCGGGTACGTTGTGCAACCCTGCCGACAACCGATTGTCACCCGGTAA
- a CDS encoding epoxyqueuosine reductase QueH produces MKILLHICCGPCAIYPLHRLREQGHEVHGLFYNPNIHPFQEFRRRIDAAKTFAEITEFPLEIDEQYGLTDYLRQVVFHEQERCSRCYEMRLVQTAEKAAANGFEAFTTTLLYSKYQNHQLLSTRCEQLAGQYQTAFFYEDFRQGWQQGIDESRGMGLYRQPYCGCIYSEQERYDRRKRK; encoded by the coding sequence ATGAAGATTCTGCTTCATATCTGCTGCGGTCCCTGTGCCATTTATCCGCTGCACCGCCTGCGTGAACAGGGCCATGAGGTGCACGGTCTGTTTTATAACCCCAATATCCATCCATTCCAGGAGTTCCGGCGCCGTATCGATGCGGCAAAAACGTTTGCTGAAATAACCGAATTTCCGCTGGAGATCGATGAGCAGTACGGTTTGACCGACTACCTGCGGCAGGTGGTCTTTCATGAACAGGAACGATGCTCCCGATGTTATGAGATGCGACTGGTACAGACGGCGGAGAAGGCAGCAGCCAATGGCTTTGAGGCCTTTACCACAACACTGCTCTACTCAAAGTATCAAAATCACCAGCTCCTCAGTACCCGGTGTGAACAGTTAGCCGGACAGTATCAGACAGCATTTTTTTATGAGGACTTCCGACAAGGCTGGCAACAGGGCATCGACGAATCACGGGGTATGGGACTGTACCGCCAGCCCTACTGCGGGTGTATTTACAGTGAACAGGAACGCTACGACAGGCGGAAACGCAAATAG
- a CDS encoding LOG family protein, with protein sequence MDDLKTSEVWRIFRIQAELIDGIETLGDLGPAVSVFGGARFSKDSPYYEAARRTAELLVRQNLAVLTGGGPGIMEAASRGCFEAGGTSVGLNIILPREQHPNQYQSRSLTFRYFFIRKLMFVRHSMGYIIFPGGFGTMDELFESLTLVQTGKIRRFPIILFGNGYWQGLVEWLRTEMLAHKAIDSDDLELLHVVDTPEAATDIITCYIEQCRQFEGEERRRTDR encoded by the coding sequence ATGGATGATCTCAAAACTTCTGAAGTCTGGCGTATTTTTCGTATTCAGGCTGAACTGATCGACGGCATAGAAACTCTCGGGGACCTGGGTCCGGCGGTGTCGGTGTTTGGTGGAGCACGCTTCAGCAAGGACTCGCCCTACTATGAGGCAGCCCGGAGGACAGCTGAACTTTTGGTTCGTCAGAATCTGGCCGTCCTTACCGGTGGCGGACCCGGTATTATGGAGGCGGCCAGTCGCGGTTGCTTTGAGGCCGGCGGTACCTCGGTTGGACTGAACATCATCCTGCCCCGGGAACAGCATCCCAACCAGTACCAGAGTCGCAGTTTAACCTTTCGTTATTTTTTCATCCGTAAACTGATGTTTGTCCGCCACTCCATGGGGTATATTATTTTCCCCGGCGGTTTCGGCACCATGGATGAGCTGTTCGAGTCGCTCACCCTGGTGCAGACAGGCAAGATCCGTCGGTTTCCGATCATTCTTTTCGGTAACGGCTACTGGCAGGGCCTGGTCGAGTGGCTCCGGACGGAGATGCTGGCGCACAAAGCCATTGATTCGGACGATCTCGAGCTCTTGCATGTGGTCGATACTCCCGAGGCCGCCACCGATATCATTACCTGTTATATAGAACAATGTCGGCAGTTCGAGGGTGAAGAGCGACGCCGGACAGACCGGTGA